The Solibacillus daqui genome has a segment encoding these proteins:
- the sdaAB gene encoding L-serine ammonia-lyase, iron-sulfur-dependent subunit beta, translated as MKFTSVFDIIGPVMIGPSSSHTAGAARIGRVARDLFGRQPKWVKIYLYGSFAETYRGHGTDVAIVGGLLDYDTDDERIKTAFEEAQKAGLQFEFIPETANKEHPNTARLLMGDDAGEMSVEGISIGGGKIEISEVNGFKLRLTGGMPAILVVHDDRAGCIANVANCLAMHDVNIGHMEVSRIERGLTALMVIEVDQNIDDRIIEQISYIPHITKVSKINN; from the coding sequence ATGAAATTTACATCAGTTTTTGATATTATCGGTCCTGTAATGATCGGTCCTTCTTCGTCGCATACAGCAGGTGCAGCGCGAATTGGACGTGTAGCACGCGATTTATTTGGACGTCAGCCAAAATGGGTGAAAATTTATTTATATGGCTCGTTTGCAGAGACCTATCGTGGTCACGGGACAGATGTTGCAATTGTTGGCGGCTTGCTGGATTATGATACAGATGACGAGCGCATTAAAACGGCATTTGAAGAAGCGCAAAAAGCAGGCTTACAATTTGAATTTATTCCAGAAACGGCAAATAAAGAACATCCAAACACAGCGCGTTTATTGATGGGCGATGATGCAGGCGAAATGAGTGTTGAAGGGATTTCAATCGGTGGCGGTAAAATCGAAATTAGCGAAGTAAACGGATTCAAGCTACGATTAACTGGTGGTATGCCAGCAATTTTAGTAGTTCATGATGATCGCGCGGGCTGTATTGCCAACGTTGCGAACTGTTTAGCGATGCACGATGTCAATATTGGTCATATGGAAGTGTCTCGCATTGAGCGAGGGTTAACGGCATTAATGGTTATTGAAGTTGACCAAAATATAGATGATCGCATTATAGAACAAATTTCTTACATCCCACATATAACAAAAGTTTCAAAAATTAATAACTAA
- the recG gene encoding ATP-dependent DNA helicase RecG, with translation MIHEPVSKLKGIGKETAEHLAKIGIDSVHDLIWTFPYRHEDFRLKDLAETPHNERVTIEARVESEPTALFLGKNKSRLQFTALAGRHLIKVVFFNQNYLRQKISTGMIITITGKWDRGRQTIIGSSVTFGPKTEQIDFEPVYSLKGGLQQKRFRKYMRQALDAVKEELPETLPYTIRDSYQLLALQDALEGVHFPTDADHAKQARRRFVYEELLEFQLRIQALRKANKEHEKGISIRYDLEKLKTFIKTLPYELTGAQKRVVNEICKDLLVPQRMNRLLQGDVGSGKTVVAAIGLYAAVTAGYQGALMAPTEILAEQHAENLHAWFEPIGINVAILSGSTKAKARRELLAQLTAGEIDILIGTHALIQPDVEFNNLGLVITDEQHRFGVEQRRVLRDKGENPDVLFMTATPIPRTLAITAFGEMDVSIIDELPAGRKEIETHWLKKEQLNSVLMRMSQELEAGRQAYVITPLIEESDKLDVQNAVDAYEHLALYFGSRFKVGLMHGKLHPDEKDAVMRAFSDGDIHVLVSTTVVEVGVNVPNATFMTIYDAERFGLAQLHQLRGRVGRGEHQSYCVLIADPKTDEGKERMMSMTETNDGFRLAEKDLELRGSGDFFGKRQSGVPEFKMADLVHDYRALEMARQDAAKMLYDEAFWRDAEYEPLRGKLVSSGVLEGNRID, from the coding sequence ATGATTCATGAACCGGTTTCGAAGTTAAAAGGTATCGGAAAAGAAACAGCAGAACATTTAGCAAAAATCGGCATCGATAGCGTACATGATTTAATTTGGACATTTCCATATCGTCATGAAGATTTTAGATTAAAAGATTTAGCAGAAACACCGCATAATGAACGTGTCACTATTGAAGCGCGTGTAGAAAGTGAACCAACGGCATTATTTTTAGGGAAAAATAAATCACGTTTACAATTTACGGCATTAGCGGGAAGACATTTGATTAAAGTAGTGTTTTTTAATCAAAACTATTTACGTCAAAAAATTTCAACAGGTATGATTATTACAATTACAGGGAAATGGGATCGGGGTCGACAAACAATCATTGGCAGCTCGGTAACTTTTGGACCGAAAACCGAGCAAATCGATTTTGAACCTGTATATAGTTTAAAAGGGGGTTTACAGCAAAAGCGCTTCCGCAAATACATGCGCCAAGCCCTTGATGCTGTAAAAGAAGAATTACCAGAAACGTTACCGTATACGATTCGTGATAGCTATCAATTATTGGCACTACAAGATGCGCTTGAGGGGGTACATTTCCCGACAGACGCCGATCACGCAAAGCAAGCACGACGTCGTTTTGTTTACGAGGAGTTGCTTGAATTTCAGTTGCGCATACAAGCTTTGCGAAAAGCAAATAAAGAACATGAAAAGGGCATTTCAATTCGCTATGATTTAGAGAAATTAAAAACATTTATTAAGACATTACCATACGAATTAACCGGCGCCCAAAAACGTGTAGTAAATGAAATATGTAAAGATTTATTGGTCCCGCAACGTATGAATCGCTTATTACAAGGTGACGTTGGTTCTGGTAAAACGGTTGTAGCGGCAATTGGTTTATACGCAGCAGTAACAGCTGGCTATCAAGGGGCATTAATGGCCCCGACTGAAATTTTAGCCGAACAGCATGCGGAAAACTTGCATGCTTGGTTTGAACCAATTGGCATTAACGTGGCGATATTATCTGGTTCGACAAAAGCAAAGGCACGTCGAGAACTGTTAGCACAACTCACCGCTGGAGAAATCGATATTTTAATCGGGACGCATGCACTAATACAGCCAGATGTGGAATTTAATAATTTAGGCTTAGTTATTACCGATGAGCAACACCGTTTTGGCGTCGAGCAACGACGTGTTTTACGAGATAAAGGTGAAAATCCAGATGTCTTGTTTATGACGGCAACACCAATTCCTCGAACACTTGCTATTACGGCATTTGGTGAAATGGATGTATCGATTATAGATGAGCTACCAGCTGGACGAAAAGAAATTGAAACACATTGGTTGAAAAAAGAACAGCTTAATAGTGTGTTAATGCGAATGTCACAAGAGTTGGAAGCGGGGCGCCAAGCGTATGTCATTACACCACTAATTGAAGAATCAGATAAGCTTGATGTGCAAAATGCGGTTGATGCGTATGAACATTTAGCGTTGTACTTTGGGAGTCGTTTTAAAGTAGGGTTAATGCACGGTAAATTGCATCCAGATGAAAAAGATGCGGTCATGCGCGCCTTTAGTGATGGTGATATTCATGTACTCGTATCTACAACCGTTGTCGAAGTTGGTGTAAACGTTCCGAATGCGACGTTTATGACGATATACGATGCCGAGCGCTTTGGTTTAGCACAGCTTCATCAATTACGTGGACGTGTTGGACGTGGTGAACATCAGTCGTATTGTGTATTAATAGCTGATCCGAAAACCGATGAGGGAAAAGAGCGTATGATGAGCATGACCGAAACAAATGACGGCTTCCGATTAGCCGAAAAAGATTTAGAGTTGCGCGGCTCGGGCGATTTCTTCGGTAAGCGTCAAAGTGGGGTGCCAGAATTTAAAATGGCAGATTTAGTGCATGATTACCGAGCGCTTGAAATGGCGAGACAAGATGCGGCTAAAATGCTGTACGATGAAGCGTTTTGGCGAGATGCTGAGTACGAACCGTTACGTGGAAAACTTGTTTCTTCGGGTGTACTCGAAGGAAATCGTATCGATTAA
- the fapR gene encoding transcription factor FapR: MKRSKKERQSLLTEKIADNPFITDEQLATEFCVSVQTIRLDRMELAIPELRERIKNVAAKKYDDVKSLPLDEVIGEIIDIELDNRAISIFDVGEEHVFQRNGIARGHHLFAQANSLAVAVIDDELALTVKSNVAFVKPVKAGDRVVTKAIVKGRNTEKNRTFIDVISTVDNEVVFKGEFEMYRTKGEEAI; encoded by the coding sequence ATGAAGCGTTCCAAAAAAGAGCGTCAGTCGTTATTGACTGAAAAAATAGCCGACAATCCTTTCATAACAGATGAACAATTAGCAACAGAATTTTGTGTCAGTGTTCAAACGATTCGTCTGGATCGCATGGAGCTAGCTATCCCGGAATTGCGTGAGCGTATAAAAAATGTTGCTGCGAAAAAATATGATGATGTAAAGTCGCTACCACTGGATGAAGTGATTGGTGAAATTATTGATATAGAGTTAGATAATCGTGCTATCTCGATTTTTGACGTCGGAGAAGAACATGTTTTCCAACGCAATGGCATTGCACGAGGGCATCATTTATTTGCACAGGCCAATTCATTAGCGGTTGCAGTAATAGATGATGAGCTTGCTCTAACAGTAAAATCAAATGTAGCTTTTGTTAAGCCTGTTAAAGCAGGTGATCGTGTTGTAACCAAAGCGATTGTAAAAGGGCGAAACACTGAAAAAAATCGTACATTTATTGACGTTATTTCAACAGTGGATAATGAAGTCGTTTTTAAAGGTGAATTTGAAATGTACCGCACGAAAGGTGAAGAAGCAATATGA
- a CDS encoding VOC family protein — protein MAKMHPYFVFKGETKEAVALYAKLFNAKNVNVLTFGEMPENPAHPVPEEAKHLVMHALIELEGDIKMMFSDTFPGSPQVTVGDNITIAYMSEDENHIRSIFEGLSDGGLVTMPLQETFWSKCYGQVTDKFGVLWQLSYEQ, from the coding sequence ATGGCAAAAATGCATCCGTATTTTGTATTTAAAGGTGAAACAAAAGAGGCAGTGGCGCTTTATGCAAAGCTATTTAATGCGAAGAATGTAAATGTATTAACATTTGGCGAGATGCCTGAAAATCCTGCGCATCCAGTGCCTGAGGAAGCAAAGCATTTAGTCATGCACGCTTTAATCGAATTAGAAGGCGATATTAAAATGATGTTCTCAGATACATTCCCGGGGTCACCACAAGTAACAGTAGGTGACAATATTACGATTGCCTATATGTCAGAAGATGAAAATCATATTCGCTCGATTTTTGAAGGGTTATCGGATGGCGGCTTGGTAACAATGCCTTTACAAGAAACTTTTTGGAGTAAATGCTATGGACAAGTAACAGATAAGTTCGGCGTCTTATGGCAATTAAGCTACGAACAATAA
- a CDS encoding DAK2 domain-containing protein: MKSLDGIKFAEMVQMGAHHLYQNAAYVDSLNVFPVPDGDTGTNMNLSMTSGAKETEANVSEHIGKVAQSLSKGLLMGARGNSGVILSQLFRGFGKAIEKEATIDALGLAKAFQAGVDTAYKAVMKPVEGTILTVAREAAAKAVEVAETEQDMIAVMEVFTKEAKASLNRTPDLLPVLKEVGVVDSGGQGLLFVYEGFLASMKGEPLPEKNESSLDDLINAEHHRVQDFMDTSEIEFGYCTEIMVRFEEDKAPFDEEQFRQELNPMGDSLLVISDDEIAKVHIHSETPGAVLAAGQKYGSLIKIKVDNMREQHSAIVSDAPKAPAKKTQTKVPYAVVTIAMGEGVANLLRSIGASYVIEGGQTMNPSTEDIVKAVQEIGAERVLILPNNKNIIMAAEQAAELLEIEAAVVPTKTIPQGMAAILAFNPEESVENNKNNMTNGFAHVKTGQVTFAVRDTSIDGVEIRKDDYMALAEGKIILSTKEMMDAAKTVLENLMDEDAEIVTLIYGEDATAEQAEELQSFIEENYPDAEVEIVEGKQSLYPFILSVE; encoded by the coding sequence ATGAAGTCTTTAGACGGAATTAAATTTGCTGAAATGGTACAAATGGGCGCACACCACTTATACCAAAACGCAGCATATGTAGATTCACTAAATGTATTCCCTGTACCAGACGGGGATACTGGGACAAATATGAATTTGTCTATGACATCTGGTGCAAAGGAAACGGAAGCAAACGTAAGCGAGCATATTGGGAAAGTAGCGCAAAGCTTATCAAAAGGCTTACTTATGGGGGCACGCGGAAACTCAGGCGTTATTTTATCGCAATTATTCCGTGGTTTCGGCAAAGCAATCGAAAAAGAGGCAACAATCGACGCATTAGGTTTAGCAAAAGCATTCCAAGCGGGTGTTGATACAGCGTACAAAGCTGTTATGAAGCCAGTGGAAGGGACAATCCTAACAGTAGCCCGTGAAGCAGCTGCTAAGGCGGTAGAGGTTGCGGAAACAGAACAAGACATGATCGCAGTGATGGAAGTATTCACTAAAGAAGCAAAAGCATCACTTAACCGTACACCGGATCTTTTACCAGTGCTAAAAGAAGTTGGCGTAGTAGATAGTGGTGGTCAAGGTTTACTATTCGTATACGAAGGTTTCCTTGCCTCAATGAAGGGCGAGCCATTACCAGAGAAAAATGAATCTTCATTAGATGATTTAATTAATGCAGAACATCACCGTGTACAAGACTTCATGGATACATCGGAGATCGAGTTCGGCTATTGTACAGAAATTATGGTTCGCTTTGAAGAAGACAAAGCACCATTCGACGAAGAACAATTCCGCCAAGAACTAAATCCAATGGGTGACTCATTATTAGTTATTTCAGATGATGAAATTGCGAAAGTACATATTCACTCGGAAACTCCAGGTGCTGTACTAGCTGCGGGTCAAAAATACGGTAGCTTAATTAAAATCAAAGTAGATAACATGCGTGAGCAACACTCTGCTATTGTAAGTGACGCGCCAAAAGCACCTGCTAAAAAAACGCAAACAAAAGTACCATATGCTGTTGTTACCATTGCAATGGGTGAAGGTGTGGCTAATTTATTACGTTCAATCGGTGCTTCTTATGTCATTGAAGGCGGTCAAACAATGAATCCTTCAACAGAGGATATCGTAAAAGCTGTCCAAGAAATTGGTGCTGAGCGCGTATTAATTTTACCGAACAACAAAAATATTATTATGGCTGCAGAGCAAGCGGCAGAGTTATTAGAAATTGAAGCAGCGGTTGTACCAACAAAAACGATTCCTCAAGGGATGGCGGCAATTTTAGCATTCAACCCAGAAGAGTCAGTTGAAAATAACAAAAACAACATGACAAATGGCTTTGCACACGTAAAAACAGGTCAAGTAACATTTGCTGTACGTGATACTTCAATCGACGGCGTTGAAATTCGTAAAGACGATTACATGGCTTTAGCAGAAGGGAAAATCATTTTATCAACAAAAGAAATGATGGATGCTGCGAAGACAGTATTAGAAAACTTAATGGATGAAGATGCAGAAATCGTAACGTTGATTTACGGTGAAGATGCAACAGCTGAGCAAGCTGAAGAATTACAAAGCTTTATCGAAGAAAATTATCCAGATGCAGAAGTAGAAATCGTGGAAGGTAAGCAATCACTTTATCCATTCATCTTATCTGTAGAATAA
- the sdaAA gene encoding L-serine ammonia-lyase, iron-sulfur-dependent, subunit alpha, which yields MDVLFRSVRELVDLAENEGKLISELMIEQEMLISGRSRDEIFAQMDRNLTVMEEAVERGLRGVQSVTGLTGGDAVLLQNYIAQGKSLAGDLLLDAVSKAVATNEVNAAMGTICATPTAGSAGVVPGTLFAVKNKLNPTREQMIRYLFTSGAFGFIVANNASISGAEGGCQAEVGSASAMAAAAIVEMAGGSPQQSSEAFAITLKNMLGLVCDPVAGLVEVPCVKRNAMGASNSLVAADMALAGVTSRIPCDEVIGAMYRIGQAMSPNLKETARGGLAATPTGKAITHAIFEGGNLKDILKSRTVSH from the coding sequence ATGGATGTATTATTTCGTAGTGTTCGAGAATTAGTAGACCTTGCTGAAAATGAAGGGAAGCTAATTTCAGAATTAATGATAGAGCAAGAAATGTTAATTAGCGGTCGTTCGCGTGATGAAATTTTTGCGCAAATGGATCGTAACTTAACGGTGATGGAAGAAGCAGTTGAGCGCGGGCTTCGCGGTGTACAATCCGTAACGGGCTTAACTGGTGGTGACGCAGTATTACTGCAAAACTATATAGCGCAGGGGAAGTCGCTAGCGGGTGATTTATTATTAGATGCAGTTAGTAAAGCGGTTGCTACGAATGAAGTTAATGCGGCAATGGGGACGATTTGTGCAACACCAACTGCGGGCTCTGCCGGTGTTGTACCAGGTACACTATTTGCAGTAAAAAATAAATTAAACCCAACGCGTGAGCAAATGATTCGCTATTTATTCACTTCAGGTGCATTTGGCTTTATCGTAGCAAACAATGCGTCGATTTCTGGTGCTGAAGGTGGTTGTCAGGCAGAGGTCGGAAGCGCGTCTGCAATGGCAGCAGCGGCAATTGTTGAGATGGCGGGTGGTTCACCACAGCAAAGTTCAGAAGCGTTTGCCATTACACTAAAAAACATGCTCGGACTTGTTTGTGACCCAGTAGCTGGACTTGTAGAAGTACCTTGTGTGAAACGTAATGCGATGGGGGCGTCAAATTCGCTTGTGGCAGCAGATATGGCATTGGCTGGCGTAACTAGCCGTATTCCATGTGACGAAGTAATTGGCGCGATGTATCGAATCGGTCAAGCTATGAGTCCGAACTTAAAAGAAACGGCACGTGGTGGTTTAGCGGCAACGCCAACAGGAAAAGCAATTACACATGCGATTTTTGAAGGTGGCAATTTAAAAGATATTTTAAAATCACGAACTGTTAGTCATTAA